A region of Curvibacter sp. AEP1-3 DNA encodes the following proteins:
- the rsmD gene encoding 16S rRNA (guanine(966)-N(2))-methyltransferase RsmD, which produces MNAKATSSRSAAAAPKRPARPRAGQSHEIRIIGGLWKRTKLKVADKPGLRPTPDRVRETVFNWLGQDMTGLRCLDAFAGTGALGFEAASRGAKDVLIIEQDGALIEQLKKTHAQLEANAVHVQRGDGVAAIRQAAPGSLDVIFIDSPFDAPLFEPALGACARALAPEGWVYLESPTAYTDETLSAVGLSVHRHLKAGAVHAHLLKHTAA; this is translated from the coding sequence ATGAATGCCAAAGCCACTTCTTCACGCAGCGCTGCAGCTGCGCCCAAGCGCCCCGCGCGACCCCGCGCCGGCCAGAGCCACGAAATCCGCATCATCGGCGGGCTCTGGAAGCGCACCAAACTCAAAGTGGCCGACAAGCCCGGCCTGCGCCCCACGCCGGATCGCGTGCGCGAGACCGTGTTTAACTGGCTGGGACAGGACATGACCGGCTTGCGATGCCTGGATGCTTTTGCCGGGACTGGTGCTCTCGGCTTTGAAGCTGCGTCCCGTGGCGCGAAAGATGTGCTCATCATTGAGCAGGACGGCGCCCTGATAGAGCAGCTCAAAAAAACCCATGCTCAACTCGAAGCCAACGCCGTGCATGTGCAGCGCGGTGACGGTGTCGCCGCTATTCGCCAGGCGGCACCCGGCAGCTTGGATGTGATCTTCATCGACTCGCCGTTTGACGCGCCGCTGTTCGAGCCCGCACTGGGCGCTTGTGCCCGTGCGCTGGCGCCTGAAGGCTGGGTGTATCTGGAGTCGCCCACTGCGTATACCGATGAAACTCTGAGCGCCGTGGGGCTGAGTGTCCACAGGCACCTCAAGGCCGGCGCGGTGCATGCGCACCTGCTCAAGCACACGGCGGCATAA
- a CDS encoding 50S ribosomal protein L25/general stress protein Ctc yields the protein MKFVAFERAKQGTGASRRLRITGRTPGIVYGGTGEPLLIELDHNALWHALKKEAFHSTILDMEFNGKESKVLLRDVQMHPYKQLVLHIDFQRVEANTKLSMRVPLHFSGQENSPAVKTDACLINHVITELEVACLPADLPEFIAVDLSGLEKGKSLHVNDLALPKGTVAVTHGKPNPVVVSVVAPVEEVAAPVAAPAADAKGKKGKK from the coding sequence ATGAAATTTGTCGCTTTTGAGCGCGCTAAGCAGGGCACGGGTGCGAGCCGCCGTCTCCGCATCACTGGTCGTACACCTGGCATCGTTTACGGTGGCACCGGCGAACCCCTATTGATCGAGCTGGACCACAACGCTTTGTGGCACGCCCTCAAGAAAGAAGCCTTCCACTCCACTATCCTGGACATGGAATTCAACGGCAAGGAAAGCAAGGTCCTGTTGCGTGACGTGCAAATGCACCCCTACAAGCAACTGGTTCTGCACATCGATTTCCAACGCGTGGAAGCCAACACCAAGCTCAGCATGCGCGTGCCTTTGCACTTCAGCGGCCAGGAAAACTCTCCTGCCGTGAAGACAGACGCTTGCTTGATCAACCACGTCATCACTGAACTGGAAGTGGCTTGCTTGCCAGCCGACCTACCTGAGTTTATCGCTGTGGACCTGAGCGGCCTGGAAAAGGGCAAGTCCCTGCACGTGAACGACTTGGCTCTGCCCAAGGGTACCGTTGCTGTGACCCACGGCAAGCCTAACCCCGTGGTCGTGTCCGTCGTGGCTCCGGTGGAAGAAGTGGCAGCTCCTGTTGCCGCTCCTGCTGCTGATGCCAAGGGCAAAAAAGGCAAGAAGTAA
- a CDS encoding tetratricopeptide repeat protein encodes MHRTPRLIALAALLAGLAPFAPAVAATPAPVIVNSDLDARLMYQILQAEMSALDGDEANAFSLTLDAARRSGSVKLYERAVELALRARSAEFAIEAARAWQRAYPNAKEPNRYVLQILIGTNRLAEIADPLKRELQGLTGKERVTAINQIPRYFPRVTDKALAANVVEQALAADLPTSNYGPAAWAAVGVMRFGAGNTAGALDAAQRGAALDSSADEPAILALNLMEAKTPAAEAVVRKYLAGKAIPEIRMAYGRTLIGAQRYSEALEQMKVLNQQKPEFPDAWLVRGSLELQDRGNAVAEKSLKKYLSLLPAEQDSGDESETGRGAVQAYLLLAQIAEQNGKADEANAYLQRIKSPQDALRVNTRRAMLLARQGKLDDALMVIRTSPELQADDARTKLATEIQLLREYKKMDEAYALLGKAVKAYPDDTTFAYDQAMVAEKLGRIDEMERLLRQLISKAPDYHHAYNALGYSLADRNMRLPEARQLIQKALEFAPGDPFIVDSLAWVEFRSGNLAEAKRLLEQAYASRQDAEIAAHLGEVLWVSGQRDAANKVWRQGLEQQKDNETLLETIKRLNPSL; translated from the coding sequence ATGCACCGTACCCCACGCCTCATTGCCCTGGCCGCCCTGCTGGCCGGACTCGCCCCTTTCGCCCCCGCCGTGGCGGCAACACCGGCGCCGGTCATCGTCAACTCCGACCTCGATGCGCGGCTGATGTACCAGATCCTGCAGGCGGAAATGAGCGCACTCGATGGTGACGAGGCGAATGCTTTCTCGCTCACGCTCGACGCTGCCCGGCGCTCGGGCTCGGTCAAGTTGTATGAGCGTGCCGTCGAACTCGCTTTGCGTGCCCGCAGCGCCGAATTCGCCATTGAAGCGGCACGTGCGTGGCAGCGTGCCTACCCGAACGCCAAAGAGCCGAACCGCTATGTGCTGCAGATATTGATCGGCACCAACCGCCTTGCCGAAATTGCGGACCCCCTCAAGCGCGAACTGCAGGGGCTAACCGGCAAGGAAAGGGTGACCGCGATCAACCAGATTCCCCGCTACTTCCCCCGGGTGACGGACAAAGCATTAGCCGCCAACGTGGTGGAGCAAGCTCTGGCCGCAGACTTGCCGACCAGCAATTACGGCCCTGCGGCTTGGGCTGCGGTAGGCGTAATGCGGTTTGGCGCTGGCAACACGGCCGGTGCACTGGATGCTGCCCAACGAGGTGCGGCGCTCGACAGCTCCGCAGATGAGCCCGCCATATTGGCCCTGAACCTGATGGAAGCCAAGACGCCCGCCGCTGAAGCGGTGGTGCGCAAATACTTGGCTGGCAAAGCCATTCCTGAAATCCGCATGGCCTATGGCCGCACCCTGATAGGTGCGCAACGCTATTCTGAAGCGCTGGAGCAAATGAAGGTGCTGAACCAGCAGAAGCCCGAATTCCCGGATGCCTGGCTGGTGCGCGGATCGCTGGAGCTGCAAGACCGCGGCAACGCCGTCGCGGAAAAGTCGCTCAAAAAATACCTGAGCCTGCTACCTGCGGAGCAGGACAGCGGCGACGAATCAGAAACCGGCCGCGGCGCTGTGCAGGCCTACCTGCTGCTGGCGCAGATTGCCGAGCAGAACGGCAAAGCCGACGAAGCCAATGCCTACCTGCAACGCATCAAGAGCCCCCAAGACGCTTTGCGCGTGAACACCCGCCGCGCGATGCTACTGGCCCGCCAAGGCAAGCTGGACGATGCGCTGATGGTGATCCGCACTTCGCCCGAGCTGCAAGCGGACGATGCCCGCACCAAGCTGGCCACCGAAATACAGCTGCTACGGGAATATAAAAAAATGGACGAGGCCTACGCTCTGCTGGGCAAGGCCGTCAAAGCCTATCCGGATGACACCACCTTTGCCTACGACCAGGCCATGGTGGCCGAAAAGCTGGGCCGTATCGACGAGATGGAGCGCCTGCTGCGCCAGCTGATCAGCAAAGCACCGGACTATCACCACGCCTACAACGCGCTGGGCTACTCACTGGCCGATCGCAATATGCGCTTGCCGGAGGCACGCCAGCTCATTCAGAAAGCGCTGGAGTTTGCCCCCGGCGATCCCTTTATCGTGGACAGCTTGGCTTGGGTGGAATTCCGCAGCGGCAATCTGGCCGAAGCCAAACGTCTGCTGGAGCAAGCCTATGCCAGCCGGCAGGATGCAGAGATTGCAGCTCACTTGGGCGAGGTGCTCTGGGTCTCCGGGCAACGCGATGCCGCCAATAAGGTATGGCGCCAGGGCCTAGAGCAGCAAAAAGACAACGAAACGCTTCTGGAAACCATCAAGCGCTTGAACCCTTCGCTATGA
- the pth gene encoding aminoacyl-tRNA hydrolase has translation MIKLFVGLGNPGPEYDGTRHNAGFWWVDALARELKVNLAMDRGYHGLLARTSIKGETVWLLEPQTFMNLSGKSVGALARFFKIKPEEILVAHDELDVVPGEAKLKFGGSHAGHNGLRDIHAQLGTGDYWRLRLGVGHPGVKSEVVHWVLKKPSLDHRIAIDQSIDRSLKALPHLLASEMDKATMLIHTSKPPRPKPPRAPAPPAAGVANAPAMEAGATDSPTSPPAA, from the coding sequence ATGATCAAACTGTTTGTCGGCCTGGGCAACCCCGGCCCCGAATATGACGGTACCCGCCACAATGCCGGCTTCTGGTGGGTGGATGCACTGGCACGTGAACTCAAAGTCAACCTGGCCATGGACCGCGGTTACCACGGCCTGCTCGCCCGCACCAGCATCAAGGGAGAAACCGTCTGGCTGCTGGAGCCACAAACTTTTATGAACCTGTCGGGCAAGTCCGTAGGTGCCTTGGCCCGCTTCTTCAAAATCAAACCGGAAGAAATTCTGGTAGCGCACGACGAGCTCGATGTAGTGCCCGGTGAAGCCAAGCTCAAGTTCGGCGGCAGCCACGCCGGACATAACGGCTTGCGCGACATCCATGCCCAACTGGGCACCGGCGACTATTGGCGACTGCGCCTGGGCGTGGGTCATCCGGGCGTGAAGTCAGAAGTAGTGCATTGGGTGCTTAAGAAACCTTCGCTGGACCACCGCATTGCCATCGACCAGAGCATTGACCGCTCGCTCAAGGCCCTGCCCCATTTGCTCGCCAGCGAGATGGACAAGGCCACCATGCTGATTCACACCAGCAAGCCACCGCGCCCCAAGCCCCCCCGTGCGCCCGCACCGCCTGCTGCGGGTGTAGCCAACGCGCCGGCCATGGAAGCGGGCGCCACAGATTCACCCACCTCGCCACCAGCAGCCTGA
- a CDS encoding ribose-phosphate pyrophosphokinase has translation MQAFTPPDFMVFTGNANPGMAEDIAKHLGISLGAASVGRFSDGEVTVEINQNVRARDVFVVQSTCAPTNENLMELLIMVDALKRASAERISAVIPYFGYARQDRRPRSARVPITAKVVANMLQAVGVDRVLTMDLHADQIQGFFDIPVDNIYASPVLLGDLRQKNYSDLIVVSPDVGGVVRARALAKQLNCDMAIIDKRRPKANVSEVMHVIGEIEGRNCVIMDDMIDTAGTLVKAAEVLKARGAKKVYAYCTHPIFSGPAIERIAGGDALDEVVVTNTIPLSAAAAQCSKIRQLSVAPLIADTIQRIAKGDSVMSLFTE, from the coding sequence ATGCAGGCATTCACCCCCCCTGATTTCATGGTTTTCACCGGCAATGCCAACCCAGGCATGGCTGAAGACATTGCCAAGCACCTTGGTATTTCTCTGGGTGCCGCCAGTGTCGGCCGCTTCTCGGATGGTGAAGTCACCGTCGAGATCAACCAGAACGTGCGTGCCCGCGATGTGTTTGTGGTTCAAAGCACCTGCGCGCCCACCAACGAAAACCTGATGGAACTGCTCATCATGGTGGATGCGCTCAAGCGCGCTTCTGCTGAACGTATCAGCGCAGTGATTCCTTACTTTGGGTATGCCCGCCAGGACCGTCGTCCCCGCTCTGCCCGCGTGCCTATCACTGCCAAAGTGGTGGCGAACATGCTGCAAGCCGTGGGCGTGGACCGCGTGCTGACCATGGATTTGCACGCTGACCAGATTCAGGGCTTCTTTGATATTCCGGTGGACAACATTTATGCGTCCCCCGTGCTGCTAGGCGATTTGCGCCAGAAGAACTACAGCGATTTGATCGTGGTGTCGCCTGACGTGGGCGGCGTGGTGCGTGCCCGTGCGCTGGCCAAGCAGTTGAACTGCGACATGGCCATCATCGACAAGCGCCGCCCGAAGGCCAACGTGTCTGAAGTCATGCACGTGATCGGTGAAATCGAAGGTCGTAACTGCGTGATCATGGATGACATGATCGACACCGCAGGCACCTTGGTGAAGGCCGCTGAAGTATTGAAGGCCCGCGGCGCGAAGAAGGTGTATGCCTATTGCACACACCCCATCTTCTCCGGCCCGGCCATTGAGCGTATCGCCGGTGGCGATGCTCTCGACGAAGTCGTGGTGACCAACACCATTCCCTTGAGCGCTGCCGCCGCGCAGTGCAGCAAGATCCGCCAACTCTCCGTGGCCCCGCTGATCGCCGACACGATCCAGCGTATCGCCAAGGGAGATTCGGTCATGAGTTTGTTCACCGAGTAA
- the ispE gene encoding 4-(cytidine 5'-diphospho)-2-C-methyl-D-erythritol kinase: MQSLYDIPAPAKLNLFLHIVGRRDDGYHLLQSPFMLIDWCDTLHFSQRSNGKISREDLTWALPEDDLVVRAARALQQATGCTAGAHIAIHKTIPAQAGMGGGSSDAASTLLALNRLWNLRLSLEALSTIGLKLGADVPFFLGGRNAWVEGIGEKLTPVEIPVSRWIVVKPDAGLETKRIFSDPNLKRDSECATIYGFAAHTFDKTLSQTRNDLQAIAQTLCPEVNQALQWLDSKGLSGRMTGSGSAVFAHLNQDFNLDDVPSNFEVKLCSSLDVHPLQGWAPSDGLSVDSV; encoded by the coding sequence ATGCAGTCGCTCTACGACATTCCCGCCCCCGCCAAGCTCAATCTGTTTCTCCATATCGTGGGCCGCCGCGATGATGGCTACCATCTGTTGCAATCGCCCTTCATGTTGATTGACTGGTGCGACACGCTGCACTTCAGCCAACGCAGCAACGGAAAAATCAGCCGGGAAGACCTGACCTGGGCGCTGCCTGAAGACGACTTGGTGGTCCGCGCCGCGCGCGCCTTGCAGCAAGCAACCGGCTGCACTGCAGGCGCACACATCGCCATTCACAAGACCATCCCCGCCCAGGCCGGCATGGGTGGAGGCTCATCCGACGCGGCATCGACGCTGCTGGCGTTGAACCGGCTTTGGAATCTCAGGCTCTCCTTGGAAGCTCTCTCTACTATCGGATTGAAGTTGGGCGCCGACGTGCCCTTTTTCCTGGGCGGGCGCAATGCCTGGGTGGAAGGTATCGGAGAGAAACTCACTCCTGTAGAGATACCGGTTTCGCGTTGGATCGTCGTCAAACCGGACGCCGGATTGGAGACAAAAAGAATTTTTTCTGATCCCAACTTGAAACGTGACTCAGAGTGCGCTACAATCTATGGCTTCGCTGCACACACTTTCGATAAGACATTGAGTCAAACTCGAAACGACTTGCAGGCCATAGCCCAGACGCTATGCCCCGAGGTTAATCAAGCCCTTCAGTGGTTAGATTCCAAAGGCTTAAGCGGTCGGATGACTGGTTCAGGAAGCGCAGTTTTTGCGCACCTCAACCAAGACTTCAATCTGGATGATGTGCCAAGCAACTTTGAAGTCAAGTTGTGCAGCAGTTTGGATGTTCACCCCCTTCAGGGATGGGCACCCAGCGACGGTTTATCGGTGGATAGCGTTTAG
- a CDS encoding YfhL family 4Fe-4S dicluster ferredoxin, producing the protein MALLITDECINCDVCEPECPNEAIYLGEQIYEIDPHKCTECVGHFEEPQCVQVCPVACIPVNPEFVESKETLMQKYLRLQAAPGKPA; encoded by the coding sequence ATGGCGCTACTGATCACCGACGAGTGCATCAATTGCGATGTGTGCGAGCCGGAGTGCCCGAATGAGGCCATCTACCTTGGCGAGCAGATCTATGAAATTGATCCGCACAAGTGCACAGAGTGTGTGGGACATTTCGAGGAACCGCAGTGTGTGCAGGTGTGTCCGGTAGCTTGCATTCCGGTGAACCCGGAGTTTGTGGAGAGCAAGGAAACCTTGATGCAGAAGTACCTACGTTTGCAAGCTGCTCCTGGCAAGCCGGCCTGA
- the coaD gene encoding pantetheine-phosphate adenylyltransferase, with protein MPQPVIAVFPGTFDPITLGHQDLIRRSSRMFGTVIVAVAVAHHKKTMFSLEERLEMVREVFQPLDNVQVESFTGLVRDFAVAHGARAMVRGVRSVTDFDYEAQLAGMNKALAPEVETIFLTPDSRFQFISSTLVREIATLKGDVAQFVAPVVHTRLMAKVS; from the coding sequence ATGCCACAACCCGTCATTGCCGTTTTTCCGGGAACCTTTGACCCCATCACTTTGGGGCACCAGGACCTGATTCGCCGCTCGTCCCGCATGTTCGGCACGGTGATCGTGGCCGTGGCCGTGGCGCACCATAAAAAAACCATGTTCAGCCTCGAAGAGCGGTTGGAGATGGTGCGCGAAGTGTTTCAGCCTCTGGACAACGTACAGGTGGAAAGCTTCACCGGTCTGGTGCGCGACTTTGCTGTCGCCCACGGCGCCCGCGCCATGGTGCGCGGCGTACGTTCAGTGACAGACTTTGACTACGAAGCGCAGTTGGCCGGCATGAACAAGGCACTGGCGCCGGAAGTGGAAACCATATTTTTGACGCCGGACTCGCGCTTCCAATTCATCTCCAGTACCTTGGTGCGCGAGATTGCCACCCTGAAGGGCGATGTGGCGCAGTTCGTGGCGCCCGTGGTGCACACACGCCTGATGGCGAAGGTGAGCTGA
- a CDS encoding outer membrane lipoprotein LolB yields the protein MKRRRFASALALVATFFIAGCAHRTGANGAFPAEAQWTGRLALKVQTEPPQAFSADFELGGSPQSGLLVFFTPLGTTAARLQWAPGVATLLADGETRQFDSLAALAQQATGAELPVRALFDWLNGQATEVPGWTVDLSRLEQGRLQAARAAGVLPAVDLRIVLQR from the coding sequence ATGAAGCGCAGGCGTTTTGCCAGTGCCCTGGCGCTGGTTGCTACATTTTTTATAGCTGGTTGCGCACACAGGACGGGCGCCAATGGCGCTTTTCCTGCAGAAGCTCAATGGACCGGTCGTCTGGCGCTCAAGGTTCAGACCGAACCACCTCAAGCCTTCAGCGCCGATTTCGAGCTAGGCGGCAGTCCGCAGAGCGGTCTGCTGGTGTTCTTCACCCCCCTGGGCACGACCGCCGCGCGCCTGCAGTGGGCACCGGGCGTTGCCACACTCTTGGCTGACGGTGAAACCCGCCAATTCGACTCCCTGGCCGCCTTGGCGCAGCAAGCGACAGGCGCCGAACTGCCAGTGCGTGCCCTGTTTGACTGGTTGAACGGCCAAGCCACCGAGGTGCCCGGTTGGACAGTAGACCTCAGTCGGCTGGAGCAAGGCCGCTTGCAAGCTGCCCGAGCAGCAGGTGTATTGCCCGCGGTGGACTTGCGCATCGTGCTGCAGCGCTGA
- a CDS encoding dynamin family protein, translating to MATSFNDQFDQHGTWRREFALRLKLLAEWLKDHELLDAGVEERLLRLETQLRSDKVMVAFVAEFSRGKSEMINALFFAGYGRRIMPASAGRTTMCPTEMGYDADVPPCLRLLPIETRLQPQALMEWRMAPEKWARIDLDVNNPIQLAKALEKVAETRKVTQDEARALGFWHAQAPEDNPMVDAQGMVEVPRWRHALINIAHPLLKQGLVILDTPGLNAIGAEPELTVSLIPQAHAVVFMLGADTGVTKSDLSIWREHLITESTDPDARLVVLNKIDTLWDALSTPAQIQTQIDRQRTSTADILGIPKERVIAVSAQKGLVAKVTEDDVLLRQSCLPVLEDVLGHGMMGKRQKILASAMKGGITDLRGETGRVINIRKRDLTEQMLELQSLQGKNANVIKHMRNRISQEQAEFDQGGAKIHAVRSVHLRLLRDVFNILGASVLKKEMALLSDTLLQKGLKLGVKRAYSETFDRLRGNLQRVQSLCAEIQSMLEASFTSLNAEYGFSLQPPVEPDMARFSADLDTVERNHLQYLGLGNAFKLAQPEFADRLVRALSTRLRNIHEAALADVELWSKSAAAQLDAQLRERRRNFARRIEAIDRISQAAGGLEDRIGEINQQSNALNELDAKLMELTSYLVAAQQSAKPATKVDVELV from the coding sequence GTGGCTACTTCATTCAACGATCAGTTTGACCAACACGGTACATGGCGGCGCGAATTCGCCCTGCGCCTGAAGTTACTGGCGGAATGGCTTAAGGACCACGAGTTGCTGGACGCGGGCGTCGAAGAACGCCTGCTGCGCCTGGAAACCCAGCTGCGCTCTGACAAGGTGATGGTGGCCTTTGTGGCCGAGTTCTCGCGCGGCAAATCCGAGATGATCAACGCCCTGTTCTTTGCAGGGTACGGCCGGCGCATCATGCCGGCCAGCGCAGGCCGTACCACCATGTGCCCCACAGAAATGGGCTACGACGCCGATGTGCCCCCCTGCCTGCGCCTGCTCCCCATCGAGACCCGCCTGCAACCCCAAGCCCTGATGGAATGGCGCATGGCCCCCGAAAAGTGGGCCCGCATCGACCTCGATGTGAACAATCCCATACAGCTGGCCAAGGCCTTGGAAAAAGTGGCTGAAACTCGCAAAGTCACGCAAGACGAAGCCCGTGCCCTGGGCTTCTGGCATGCCCAAGCCCCCGAAGACAACCCCATGGTGGATGCACAGGGCATGGTCGAGGTGCCGCGCTGGCGCCACGCGCTTATCAACATCGCCCACCCGTTGCTCAAGCAGGGGCTGGTGATTTTGGACACCCCGGGCCTGAATGCCATTGGCGCCGAGCCGGAGCTGACCGTCAGCCTGATTCCGCAGGCCCACGCAGTTGTGTTCATGCTGGGTGCGGACACTGGTGTCACCAAGTCCGACCTCTCCATTTGGCGCGAGCACCTGATCACCGAGTCCACCGACCCCGATGCGCGTCTGGTGGTGCTCAACAAGATCGACACGCTGTGGGACGCCCTCAGCACCCCGGCCCAGATCCAGACCCAGATCGACCGACAGCGCACCAGCACGGCCGACATTCTGGGTATTCCCAAAGAGCGGGTGATTGCCGTCTCCGCGCAGAAGGGCTTGGTTGCCAAGGTCACCGAAGACGACGTTCTGCTGCGCCAGAGCTGCCTGCCCGTGCTCGAGGACGTACTCGGCCACGGCATGATGGGCAAGCGCCAGAAGATCCTGGCCTCGGCTATGAAAGGCGGCATCACTGACCTGCGCGGCGAGACCGGCCGCGTCATCAACATCCGCAAGCGTGACCTGACCGAGCAGATGCTGGAGCTGCAAAGCCTGCAGGGCAAAAACGCCAACGTCATCAAGCACATGCGCAACCGCATCTCGCAAGAGCAGGCGGAGTTTGACCAGGGCGGCGCCAAGATCCATGCCGTGCGCTCGGTGCACCTGCGCCTGCTGCGCGATGTGTTCAACATCCTGGGCGCCTCGGTACTCAAGAAAGAAATGGCTTTGCTCAGCGACACCTTGCTGCAAAAAGGCCTGAAGCTGGGCGTCAAGCGCGCCTACAGCGAAACCTTTGACCGCTTGCGCGGCAACCTGCAGCGCGTGCAAAGCCTGTGCGCCGAAATCCAGAGCATGCTGGAGGCCAGCTTTACCTCGTTGAATGCCGAATACGGCTTCTCCCTGCAGCCGCCGGTGGAGCCCGACATGGCCCGCTTCTCGGCTGACCTGGACACTGTGGAGCGCAACCACCTGCAGTACCTCGGCCTGGGCAATGCCTTCAAGCTGGCCCAGCCCGAGTTTGCCGACCGCCTGGTGCGTGCGCTTTCCACCCGCTTGCGGAACATCCATGAGGCCGCGCTGGCCGATGTGGAGCTGTGGAGCAAATCGGCCGCTGCCCAGCTGGACGCCCAGCTGCGCGAACGCCGCCGCAACTTCGCCCGCCGCATCGAGGCGATTGACCGCATCTCGCAAGCCGCCGGTGGTCTGGAAGACCGCATCGGCGAGATCAACCAGCAGAGCAACGCCCTCAACGAGCTGGACGCCAAACTCATGGAGCTCACCTCCTACCTGGTGGCCGCCCAGCAAAGCGCCAAACCGGCCACCAAAGTTGACGTGGAACTGGTCTGA
- the mutM gene encoding bifunctional DNA-formamidopyrimidine glycosylase/DNA-(apurinic or apyrimidinic site) lyase has translation MPELPEVEVTRRSFADRITGATIQGVRMGKPLRWPLQCEPAQLAGMRVRGVRRRGKYLLIDLSDGLLLVHLGMSGSVIFDRHLPPAGVHDHFDMVTDLGTLRLHDPRRFGAVVFAAGESDPVAQKLLGHLGVEPLGDGFDPAAFLAGLRQRKAPIKQVLLAGEVVVGVGNIYASEALFLAGIRPTSPANSISKPRVAKLHAAVKDVLSRAVEKGGSTLRDFSNANGESGYFQLEANVYGREGAPCRVCATPVRAIRQGQRSTYYCMVCQKR, from the coding sequence ATGCCTGAATTGCCCGAAGTCGAAGTGACCCGCCGGAGTTTTGCCGACCGCATCACCGGCGCCACCATTCAGGGCGTGCGCATGGGCAAACCCCTGCGCTGGCCTTTGCAGTGTGAGCCTGCCCAGCTAGCAGGTATGCGGGTGCGCGGCGTGCGACGCCGGGGAAAGTATTTGTTGATCGACCTGAGCGATGGCTTGCTGCTGGTGCACCTGGGCATGTCGGGCTCGGTCATCTTTGACCGCCACTTGCCGCCCGCCGGCGTGCATGACCACTTTGACATGGTGACGGACCTGGGCACCCTGCGCCTGCACGACCCCCGCCGCTTCGGAGCGGTGGTGTTTGCGGCGGGCGAGTCCGACCCTGTGGCGCAAAAGCTGTTGGGCCACTTGGGTGTGGAGCCGCTGGGCGATGGTTTTGACCCCGCCGCCTTTCTGGCCGGCCTGCGCCAGCGCAAAGCGCCTATCAAACAGGTGTTGCTGGCCGGCGAGGTGGTGGTCGGGGTGGGCAATATTTACGCATCGGAGGCTTTGTTTCTCGCCGGCATACGCCCCACCAGCCCTGCCAACAGCATCAGCAAGCCAAGGGTGGCCAAGCTCCATGCGGCGGTCAAAGACGTGCTCAGCCGCGCGGTAGAGAAGGGCGGCAGCACCCTGCGGGATTTTTCCAATGCCAATGGCGAAAGCGGGTACTTCCAGCTCGAAGCCAATGTCTACGGCCGCGAAGGCGCGCCTTGTCGTGTGTGCGCCACACCGGTACGCGCCATCCGGCAGGGGCAGCGCTCTACGTACTACTGCATGGTTTGCCAGAAGCGCTAA